One segment of Pseudodesulfovibrio sp. 5S69 DNA contains the following:
- a CDS encoding amino acid ABC transporter permease, which produces METSDKIIPLRHYGRWVSGAVLVALLCLIINAFIVGQIDWPVVGKFFFSPALMRGLGNTILITVCSMAVGLILGVVFAVMRLSKNPVTRWFSGLYIWLFRGTPVYLQLLIWFNLALIFPVVNLGFAEYRMVDVMTPFVAALFGLGLNEGAYMTEIVRSGILSVDKGQVDAATTLGMTRLTAMRRIVLPQAMRVIVPPVGNEFIGLLKTSSMASAIAFTELLHRAQLIYFVNAKVMELLIVATGWYLIVVTLLSFCQVGIERRFNRGHTFTARRSLLAVFKSNLLCRKQQGSA; this is translated from the coding sequence ATGGAAACAAGCGACAAGATCATTCCCCTTAGACATTACGGGCGCTGGGTTTCGGGCGCAGTCCTGGTCGCCCTCCTTTGCCTCATCATCAATGCATTCATTGTCGGCCAGATAGACTGGCCTGTGGTGGGTAAGTTCTTTTTCTCGCCCGCACTCATGCGAGGCTTGGGGAATACCATCCTCATCACGGTCTGTTCCATGGCGGTGGGCCTGATTCTGGGCGTTGTCTTTGCCGTGATGCGGCTGTCGAAAAATCCCGTTACACGCTGGTTTTCCGGCCTGTATATCTGGCTCTTCCGCGGCACCCCCGTGTATTTGCAGCTACTTATCTGGTTCAATCTGGCGCTTATCTTTCCTGTCGTTAACCTGGGCTTCGCAGAGTACAGGATGGTGGACGTCATGACGCCATTCGTTGCCGCGCTCTTCGGCCTCGGCCTCAACGAGGGCGCGTATATGACCGAAATCGTCCGCAGCGGCATTCTCTCCGTGGACAAAGGGCAGGTCGACGCCGCAACGACCTTGGGGATGACCCGTCTGACAGCCATGCGGCGCATTGTCTTGCCCCAGGCAATGCGGGTCATCGTCCCTCCCGTGGGGAATGAATTCATAGGCCTCCTGAAGACCTCCTCCATGGCGAGCGCCATTGCCTTTACCGAGCTCTTGCATCGGGCCCAGCTTATCTACTTCGTCAATGCCAAGGTCATGGAATTGCTCATCGTCGCCACAGGCTGGTACCTGATCGTCGTGACGTTGCTGAGCTTTTGCCAGGTGGGAATCGAGCGTCGGTTCAATCGTGGACACACGTTCACCGCCCGGCGGAGCCTGCTCGCCGTCTTCAAGTCGAATCTTCTTTGTCGAAAGCAACAGGGGAGCGCCTAG
- a CDS encoding amino acid ABC transporter ATP-binding protein — translation MPRTEPMLRALNVHKSFGEHEILKGINLEVNKGEVLCLLGPSGSGKSTFLRCINHLESIDAGRIYVGGELVGMNERNGRLYEQNESGLCKMRMKIGMVFQNFNLFPHMTALENVMEGPVTVLKKEPETVKARAYDLLAKVGLRDWADRFPKQLSGGQQQRVAIARSLAMEPELMLFDEPTSALDPELVGDVLKVMRDLAESGMTMVVVTHEMEFAKNVAHKVVFMDEGNVLEEGTPTDIFENPRHDRTRAFLGSID, via the coding sequence ATGCCTCGAACCGAACCGATGCTTCGGGCGTTGAACGTCCATAAGTCTTTTGGTGAACACGAGATTCTCAAAGGAATTAATCTCGAAGTGAACAAAGGCGAGGTTTTGTGCCTGCTGGGGCCTTCCGGCTCCGGCAAGAGCACGTTTCTTCGTTGCATCAATCATTTGGAAAGCATTGATGCCGGCCGGATTTATGTTGGCGGCGAGCTTGTGGGCATGAACGAGCGAAATGGCAGACTGTACGAGCAGAATGAAAGCGGGCTCTGCAAGATGCGCATGAAAATCGGAATGGTTTTCCAGAATTTCAATCTCTTCCCGCACATGACGGCATTGGAAAACGTCATGGAAGGACCTGTCACCGTGTTGAAGAAAGAACCGGAAACGGTCAAGGCCCGCGCCTACGACCTGTTGGCCAAGGTGGGGCTCCGCGACTGGGCCGACCGGTTCCCCAAACAACTTTCGGGCGGTCAGCAGCAACGCGTCGCCATCGCCCGTTCCCTGGCCATGGAGCCGGAACTCATGTTGTTCGACGAACCCACGAGTGCCTTGGATCCTGAACTGGTGGGGGATGTCCTCAAGGTCATGCGCGACCTTGCCGAAAGCGGCATGACCATGGTTGTGGTCACCCACGAGATGGAATTTGCCAAGAATGTGGCTCACAAAGTGGTCTTCATGGACGAGGGCAACGTGTTGGAAGAGGGAACCCCGACTGATATCTTCGAGAACCCCCGGCATGATCGCACAAGGGCTTTTTTGGGTTCCATCGATTGA
- a CDS encoding ABC transporter substrate-binding protein: MKKVIAIVLCLLVLGLVGTAFASESHDLLPDSIKKGGKIIVGINGIFPPMEFKKPGTDALIGIDVELVEAIAKELGVKIQFDDQQFDQLINSINTKRVDMVISGMSDSAVRRQSLDFIDYFNSGTQCFTTKALAGEITGLEALDGKTLAVSASTDYLTTMQKWNEDNLVSKGKEGINIMAVDSAASARMQMLQGRAQASALSPEALGWANVQQKGAFVAVGPLLESNPYGIAFSKDNVQLRDAVYAALRKVFADGTYMTIMKKWGAESGALPRPLINGKVVN, from the coding sequence TTGAAGAAAGTCATCGCCATTGTCTTGTGTTTGCTTGTCCTGGGTCTGGTTGGGACGGCCTTTGCCTCCGAAAGCCATGATCTGTTGCCTGACTCCATCAAGAAAGGCGGAAAGATCATCGTCGGCATCAATGGTATTTTCCCGCCCATGGAATTCAAGAAGCCCGGTACCGACGCCCTGATCGGCATTGATGTGGAGCTGGTCGAGGCCATTGCCAAAGAGTTGGGCGTCAAAATCCAGTTCGATGATCAGCAGTTCGACCAATTGATCAACTCCATCAACACCAAGCGTGTCGACATGGTCATCTCCGGCATGTCCGACAGCGCTGTCCGCCGTCAATCCTTGGATTTCATCGATTACTTCAATTCCGGGACCCAGTGCTTCACCACAAAGGCTCTTGCCGGGGAGATCACCGGCCTCGAGGCCCTGGATGGCAAGACCCTGGCTGTTTCCGCTTCCACGGACTATCTGACCACCATGCAGAAGTGGAATGAGGACAACCTGGTCTCCAAGGGCAAGGAGGGCATCAACATCATGGCCGTTGACTCCGCCGCTTCCGCCCGCATGCAGATGCTGCAGGGCCGCGCGCAGGCCTCCGCTCTGAGCCCCGAGGCCTTGGGCTGGGCCAATGTGCAGCAGAAGGGGGCTTTTGTGGCGGTCGGACCGCTGCTGGAGTCCAATCCTTACGGCATCGCCTTCAGCAAAGACAACGTCCAGCTGCGTGACGCGGTGTACGCCGCCCTTCGGAAGGTCTTTGCCGACGGCACGTATATGACGATCATGAAGAAGTGGGGCGCCGAGTCCGGCGCTCTGCCCCGTCCGCTCATCAACGGCAAAGTCGTCAATTAG
- a CDS encoding AroM family protein, with amino-acid sequence MNDTFTLGILTLGQSPRTDVEPSLRGILGDDVRFVQRGGLDGLSEESIADLAPVEGEPGIETCVLRGEGEPKGVCVAKRHLLPRLIAAARELETQCDIFFLLCSGEFPALKEAVPRLIEPIAFIRSVVATVARHSHLCVIGPESDMAAAPMQWQPYAARVSTAISSPYDGKERLFEAARRAQASGAEYILLDDMGFTVEQRQLVRNVSGIATLNATSITARILREFL; translated from the coding sequence ATGAACGATACGTTTACACTTGGTATACTGACTCTCGGCCAATCGCCCCGTACGGATGTGGAACCCTCCCTGCGCGGAATCCTGGGGGATGATGTGCGGTTCGTACAGCGGGGCGGGCTTGACGGATTGTCCGAGGAATCCATAGCGGATCTTGCTCCCGTTGAGGGGGAACCCGGCATAGAGACATGCGTGCTCAGGGGGGAGGGGGAGCCCAAAGGCGTGTGCGTCGCGAAACGGCATTTGCTTCCGCGCCTGATTGCCGCGGCGCGGGAACTTGAAACGCAATGCGATATTTTTTTTCTGCTTTGTTCCGGTGAATTCCCGGCGCTGAAGGAAGCCGTGCCCCGGCTCATAGAGCCCATTGCGTTCATTCGTTCCGTTGTCGCGACAGTGGCCCGGCATTCGCACCTGTGCGTGATCGGACCGGAGTCCGACATGGCCGCCGCTCCGATGCAGTGGCAGCCCTACGCGGCCCGGGTGTCGACAGCGATTTCTTCTCCGTATGACGGAAAAGAGCGCCTCTTCGAGGCGGCACGCAGGGCGCAAGCGTCGGGGGCTGAGTATATTTTGTTGGATGACATGGGGTTTACGGTAGAGCAGCGCCAATTGGTGCGTAACGTGTCGGGGATTGCGACATTGAATGCGACCAGCATCACGGCCCGTATCCTTCGGGAGTTCCTATGA
- the hutI gene encoding imidazolonepropionase, producing MNGNLTIVHAKSLVCVSDDNQPRAGRTQSELNIIPDGAVAIRGGKIVAVGPTESVLRDFGDHALVLDATGKTVLPGLVECHSHPIFAGNRHWEYVRRLEGASGRDIRAEGGGIWSTIESTRKASDEELVRQAEWAFAQIAAGGVTTLEVKSGYGLDTNGELRLLRLLKEASRKTRMDIVFTFLGAHIAPQDGRSSEEFVENVKNEMLPAVLAQGIAESQDLSCENGDFSRSQAKELIEYSHSVGLPVRVHADASSDSLGWRTAVEGKALSADHLTYTPDAEINAVGATRTVAVLLPIAEQFYLDDRKANGRLFIENNVPVAVATDYCSSFQATSLSLTIAAACSWFRFTPAQAIVGATLNAAYALGRNQDRGSLDVGKRGDVTIFRCGHPNQLGTAIGAPLVDAAISQGDVIWEARKQELGTL from the coding sequence GTGAACGGCAACCTTACCATAGTGCATGCGAAGAGTCTGGTCTGCGTCTCGGACGACAACCAGCCGAGAGCGGGAAGGACCCAGAGCGAGTTGAACATCATCCCCGACGGAGCCGTGGCTATCCGGGGCGGGAAGATCGTTGCCGTGGGCCCGACCGAAAGTGTTTTGCGAGATTTCGGCGATCACGCCCTCGTCTTGGACGCAACAGGCAAGACCGTCCTGCCCGGGCTGGTGGAGTGCCATTCGCATCCGATTTTTGCCGGGAACCGCCACTGGGAATACGTTCGCAGGCTCGAGGGGGCCAGCGGCAGGGACATTCGCGCGGAAGGCGGCGGCATCTGGTCCACTATCGAGAGTACCCGCAAGGCCAGCGATGAAGAACTCGTGCGGCAGGCCGAGTGGGCCTTTGCGCAGATCGCGGCGGGCGGGGTGACCACGCTCGAGGTGAAGTCCGGTTACGGGCTGGACACCAATGGGGAACTGCGCCTCTTGCGTTTGCTCAAGGAGGCGTCCCGGAAGACCCGGATGGACATCGTGTTCACCTTTCTTGGGGCCCACATCGCCCCTCAGGACGGCCGCAGTTCCGAAGAGTTCGTGGAAAACGTCAAGAACGAGATGCTTCCGGCAGTGCTCGCGCAGGGCATTGCGGAGTCCCAGGATCTTTCTTGTGAAAATGGTGATTTTTCCAGGAGCCAGGCAAAGGAACTTATTGAATATTCACACTCCGTCGGCTTACCCGTGCGTGTCCATGCGGATGCCTCTTCCGACTCGCTTGGTTGGCGTACCGCAGTGGAGGGAAAGGCCCTTTCCGCGGACCACCTGACCTACACGCCGGATGCCGAGATCAATGCCGTGGGAGCGACCCGAACCGTTGCCGTGCTGCTGCCGATAGCCGAGCAGTTCTACCTTGATGACAGAAAGGCCAACGGGAGGCTGTTCATCGAGAACAACGTGCCCGTGGCCGTGGCGACCGACTACTGCTCGTCCTTCCAGGCCACCTCTTTGTCGTTGACCATCGCGGCGGCGTGTTCCTGGTTTCGATTTACGCCCGCGCAGGCCATTGTGGGCGCGACCCTGAATGCCGCATATGCCCTGGGCAGGAATCAGGACCGGGGGTCACTGGATGTGGGCAAACGCGGAGATGTGACCATTTTCCGTTGCGGGCACCCCAACCAATTGGGTACGGCCATAGGCGCCCCGCTTGTGGATGCGGCGATATCTCAGGGGGACGTTATTTGGGAAGCGAGAAAGCAGGAGTTAGGAACGTTATGA
- a CDS encoding GntR family transcriptional regulator has product MKAELTNRTEVSGVEKIAETLRRAIFKGAFLPGDQLKEVALSRSLGVSRGSVREALRILSTEELVVHLPNRGASVRKLSLDEIDDIFLTRHILEIKACECIPTTSDHLLRALENSTSAYEAAANQDDPVVIANAHINYHKALVGLTGSLKLAELEESLMQTLQVIIACIENDRDDTQKEVANHRRMTEMVLKGDVEGAKKWVDDYIPNGKDFVTAQIRSQEQEPRLGRR; this is encoded by the coding sequence ATGAAAGCCGAGCTGACGAATAGAACCGAGGTGAGCGGCGTTGAGAAAATAGCCGAAACACTTCGGCGCGCTATTTTCAAGGGAGCCTTCTTGCCAGGAGATCAACTCAAGGAAGTTGCTCTTTCCCGTTCTCTCGGTGTTTCTCGCGGATCGGTGCGGGAAGCCCTGCGTATCTTGTCGACGGAAGAGCTTGTGGTGCATTTGCCCAACAGGGGGGCATCGGTCCGGAAATTGAGTCTCGATGAAATAGACGACATCTTCCTGACCCGCCACATCTTGGAAATCAAGGCCTGCGAGTGCATTCCCACGACCTCCGATCACTTGTTGCGCGCCCTGGAAAACAGCACGTCCGCCTATGAAGCCGCCGCAAATCAGGATGACCCGGTGGTTATCGCCAATGCGCACATCAATTATCACAAGGCCCTTGTTGGACTAACGGGGAGTTTGAAGCTTGCGGAACTGGAAGAAAGCCTGATGCAGACCCTGCAGGTCATCATCGCCTGTATCGAGAACGATCGGGATGATACGCAAAAAGAGGTTGCCAATCATCGTCGGATGACGGAGATGGTTCTCAAAGGTGACGTGGAAGGTGCCAAAAAGTGGGTGGATGATTATATCCCCAACGGGAAAGATTTCGTAACAGCGCAGATACGTTCACAGGAACAGGAACCCCGCCTGGGCCGTAGATGA
- the hpsH gene encoding (2S)-3-sulfopropanediol dehydratase activating enzyme codes for MSSILDKKTAGTVFSVQKYSVHDGPGIRTIVFMKGCPLHCAWCSNPESQEFAPQLAYNSNNCIGADKCSHCIKHCSTGGITVGDDGKVCMDHSLVHNDLSLADVCPGNAIIVYGEEQSVDQVLRRVEEDERFYARSGGGLTLSGGEPFAQPEFALALLREARRRHINTAVETCGQAPWSVIESCLPFVDNFLYDIKSMNDERHEEKTGRSGRRIRENLAKIKEAYPKMKIRVRTPVIPDFNDTVEDIAAIIEFIKSLPGEKCEYEALPFHRMGQPKYTNLGKTYDYADIVKLDDELVDQIKKLEEQYKNGE; via the coding sequence ATGAGTTCGATATTAGACAAAAAGACGGCCGGGACAGTGTTCAGTGTCCAGAAATACTCTGTCCATGACGGGCCGGGCATCAGGACCATCGTATTCATGAAAGGCTGTCCGTTGCACTGTGCCTGGTGTTCCAACCCGGAATCGCAGGAATTTGCTCCGCAGCTGGCCTACAACAGCAACAACTGCATCGGCGCCGACAAGTGTTCCCACTGCATAAAGCACTGCTCCACTGGAGGCATAACCGTGGGCGACGACGGCAAGGTCTGCATGGACCACAGCCTGGTGCACAACGATCTTTCCCTGGCCGATGTCTGTCCCGGCAACGCCATCATTGTCTATGGAGAGGAGCAAAGCGTGGATCAGGTCCTTCGTCGGGTCGAGGAAGACGAACGCTTTTACGCCCGTTCCGGCGGCGGCCTGACGCTGTCCGGCGGCGAACCGTTCGCCCAGCCCGAATTCGCCCTGGCGCTGCTGCGCGAAGCCCGGCGCCGACACATCAACACCGCCGTCGAGACTTGCGGTCAAGCGCCCTGGTCCGTGATCGAATCCTGCCTGCCCTTCGTGGACAACTTTCTATACGACATCAAATCCATGAATGATGAAAGACACGAGGAGAAGACAGGCCGAAGCGGCAGACGGATTCGGGAAAACCTGGCGAAAATCAAAGAGGCCTATCCCAAAATGAAGATCAGGGTCCGGACTCCGGTCATCCCCGACTTCAACGACACGGTGGAAGACATCGCGGCCATCATCGAATTCATAAAATCCCTGCCCGGCGAGAAATGTGAATACGAGGCCCTGCCCTTCCACCGCATGGGGCAACCCAAATACACCAACCTGGGCAAGACATACGACTATGCCGACATCGTCAAGCTGGACGACGAACTGGTTGATCAAATCAAAAAGCTTGAAGAGCAATACAAAAACGGCGAATGA
- the hpsG gene encoding (2S)-3-sulfopropanediol dehydratase, which translates to MECCLSHQEQMLENKIKGLDNPYRETHKRVFKILETIENLTPSIDIQRALYFTQSMQETEGEHLTLRWAKALYKIAENIDVYIDDDNLLCGRAGAQGRYGILYPELDGDFLDLALKELPSRESSPFTISQADADAVVNEIAPYWKGKTYHEALNNAFAPETHALTYDDPNGLHSRYIVNETSSFRSCLQWVHDYEVILKRGFGGIRKEMQEKLDALDPLSPVDNVERKPFIEAIILVCDAIILWANRHAALAGKKAADEKDPVRKAELLEMARICSKVPEHPAETFYEAVQSQWFTQMFSRLEQKTGTIVSNGRMDQYLYPYYEKDVEAGTMDEIKAMELIECMFVSMAQFIDLYISPQGGDFNEGYAHWEAVTIGGQTKDGLDATNELSYLFLRSKREFPHHYPDLAARIHARAPQRFLAEIAETIKEGSGFPKLINDEEVIPLHLAKGAKFTEIYDYAISGCAEIRMPNRDTYTSGCPYINFAAAVEMVLYNGKMLKYGDKQLAPETGDPALFENFDDFLAAYTIQHRNLLKHGFAQEVSVIKLRKDHFAAPLADSMHALCRKHCVDIHQPDVPEGIDLGYFEVIGFGTVVDSLAAIKKLVFEDKKLTMQQVIDACKANFEGYEDVQALLKTAPCYGNNDPYADEIGKYVDSLSVEFAEKYQDELGVHLDVRYVPFTSHVPFGRVVSATPNGRVAWYPLSDGSSASHGADKNGPTAILMSNYTTKNFDHRERAARLVNIKFTPKCLEGEEGTQKLVDLIRAYCDLRLWHIQFNVINAETLIKAQKNPEQYRNLIVRIAGYSAYFCDLSKDLQDDLIARTAHESV; encoded by the coding sequence ATGGAATGCTGCCTTTCACACCAAGAACAGATGTTGGAAAACAAGATCAAGGGGCTCGACAACCCTTATCGTGAAACCCACAAACGCGTTTTCAAGATCCTTGAGACCATCGAGAACCTGACCCCTTCCATCGACATCCAGCGCGCACTGTATTTCACCCAGTCCATGCAGGAGACCGAAGGTGAGCACCTGACCCTCCGCTGGGCAAAGGCCTTGTACAAGATCGCGGAGAACATCGATGTCTACATCGACGACGACAACCTTCTCTGCGGCCGCGCCGGCGCCCAGGGCCGCTACGGCATCCTCTACCCCGAACTGGACGGCGACTTCCTCGACCTGGCCCTCAAGGAACTGCCCAGCCGTGAGAGTTCCCCCTTCACCATCTCCCAGGCCGACGCCGACGCCGTGGTCAACGAGATCGCTCCGTACTGGAAGGGCAAGACCTACCACGAGGCGCTGAACAATGCGTTCGCCCCCGAGACCCACGCGCTGACCTATGATGACCCCAACGGTCTGCACTCCCGGTACATCGTCAACGAAACCTCCTCCTTCCGCTCCTGCCTCCAGTGGGTGCACGACTACGAAGTCATCCTGAAGCGGGGATTCGGCGGTATCCGCAAGGAAATGCAGGAAAAGCTCGACGCTCTGGATCCGCTTTCCCCGGTGGACAATGTCGAAAGGAAGCCCTTCATCGAGGCCATCATCCTGGTCTGCGACGCCATCATCCTGTGGGCCAACCGCCATGCCGCCCTGGCCGGGAAGAAGGCCGCTGACGAGAAGGACCCGGTCCGCAAGGCCGAACTGCTGGAAATGGCCCGCATCTGCAGCAAAGTCCCCGAGCATCCCGCCGAGACCTTCTACGAGGCCGTGCAGTCCCAGTGGTTCACGCAGATGTTCTCCCGCCTTGAGCAAAAGACCGGCACCATCGTCTCCAACGGCAGGATGGACCAGTACCTCTACCCTTATTATGAAAAGGACGTCGAGGCCGGGACCATGGACGAGATCAAGGCCATGGAGCTGATCGAGTGCATGTTCGTGAGCATGGCCCAGTTCATCGACCTCTACATCTCCCCTCAAGGCGGCGACTTCAACGAAGGGTACGCCCACTGGGAAGCAGTGACCATCGGCGGCCAGACCAAGGACGGCCTCGACGCGACCAATGAACTGTCCTACCTGTTCCTGCGTTCCAAGCGCGAGTTCCCGCACCACTACCCCGACCTGGCCGCCCGCATTCACGCCCGCGCTCCCCAGCGTTTCCTGGCCGAAATCGCGGAAACCATCAAGGAAGGTTCCGGTTTCCCGAAGTTGATCAACGACGAGGAAGTCATTCCTCTGCACCTGGCCAAGGGCGCCAAGTTCACGGAGATCTACGACTATGCCATCTCCGGCTGCGCCGAAATCCGCATGCCCAACCGCGACACGTATACCTCCGGCTGCCCCTACATCAACTTCGCGGCCGCCGTGGAAATGGTCCTGTACAACGGCAAGATGCTCAAGTACGGCGACAAGCAGCTCGCTCCCGAGACCGGCGATCCGGCCCTGTTCGAGAACTTCGACGACTTCCTGGCCGCCTACACCATCCAGCACCGCAACCTGCTCAAGCACGGCTTCGCGCAGGAAGTGAGCGTCATCAAGTTGCGCAAGGACCACTTCGCCGCTCCGCTGGCCGACTCCATGCATGCCCTCTGCCGCAAGCATTGCGTCGACATCCACCAGCCCGACGTTCCCGAAGGCATCGATCTCGGCTATTTCGAAGTCATCGGCTTCGGTACCGTCGTCGACTCCCTGGCCGCCATCAAGAAGCTCGTCTTTGAAGACAAGAAGCTGACCATGCAGCAGGTCATCGACGCCTGCAAGGCCAACTTCGAGGGCTACGAGGATGTTCAGGCCCTGCTCAAGACGGCTCCCTGCTACGGCAACAACGACCCGTACGCTGATGAGATCGGCAAGTACGTCGACTCCCTGAGCGTCGAGTTCGCTGAAAAATATCAGGATGAGCTGGGCGTGCATCTGGATGTGCGCTACGTGCCCTTCACCTCCCACGTGCCCTTCGGCCGCGTGGTCTCCGCCACCCCGAACGGACGCGTAGCCTGGTACCCCCTGTCCGACGGCTCCTCCGCCTCCCACGGGGCCGACAAGAACGGACCTACCGCCATCCTCATGTCCAACTACACCACCAAGAACTTTGATCACCGCGAGCGCGCCGCCCGCCTGGTCAACATCAAGTTCACGCCCAAGTGCCTGGAAGGTGAGGAAGGTACCCAGAAGTTGGTCGATCTGATCCGCGCCTACTGCGATCTGCGCCTGTGGCACATCCAGTTCAACGTGATCAACGCCGAAACCCTGATCAAGGCTCAGAAGAACCCCGAGCAATATCGCAATCTTATCGTGCGTATCGCCGGGTACTCCGCCTACTTCTGCGACCTGTCCAAGGACCTTCAGGACGACCTGATCGCCAGGACGGCACACGAGTCTGTCTAA